From the genome of Paludisphaera rhizosphaerae, one region includes:
- a CDS encoding FliA/WhiG family RNA polymerase sigma factor codes for MSTKVDVDVTELWREFKEHPTTELRNQLVERYLALVKYNAERIWQRLPEGVDLDDLISAGVFGLMDAIDAFDLTRGVKFETYCVPRIRGAMLDELRTMDWVPRLVRSKATKMEEARKELEARHGRPPTDVELAERLGLPMEEYEKMANDANAVGLISLNKKWYETDSYKDVREIDILEDKKGEDPTRRLQRKDLMRMVTKGLNRNERLIIILYYYEELTMKEIGATLDLSESRVSQMHSSIIQRLQSQLSLRRPEFGT; via the coding sequence ATGTCAACCAAGGTGGATGTGGATGTGACCGAACTCTGGCGGGAGTTCAAGGAGCACCCCACCACGGAGCTGCGGAACCAGTTGGTCGAGCGTTACTTGGCTCTGGTCAAGTACAACGCCGAACGCATCTGGCAGCGCCTCCCCGAGGGGGTCGATCTTGACGACCTGATCTCGGCAGGGGTCTTCGGCCTGATGGATGCGATCGACGCCTTCGACTTGACTCGCGGCGTCAAGTTCGAGACCTACTGCGTACCCCGCATCCGCGGCGCCATGCTCGACGAGCTGCGCACGATGGACTGGGTCCCCCGGCTGGTGCGGTCCAAGGCCACCAAGATGGAGGAGGCCCGCAAGGAGCTGGAGGCCCGCCACGGCCGGCCCCCCACCGACGTCGAGCTGGCCGAGCGACTCGGCCTGCCGATGGAAGAATACGAGAAGATGGCCAACGACGCCAACGCCGTCGGCCTCATCAGCCTCAATAAGAAGTGGTATGAGACCGACAGCTACAAGGACGTCCGCGAGATCGACATTCTCGAGGACAAGAAGGGCGAGGACCCCACGCGTCGCCTCCAGCGCAAGGACCTGATGCGCATGGTGACGAAGGGGCTCAACCGCAACGAGCGTCTGATCATCATTCTCTATTATTATGAAGAATTGACCATGAAGGAGATCGGCGCGACGCTCGACCTGAGCGAATCGCGGGTCTCCCAGATGCACTCTTCGATCATCCAGCGGCTTCAGTCTCAGCTCTCGCTCCGCCGCCCCGAATTCGGCACCTGA
- a CDS encoding TlpA family protein disulfide reductase translates to MTRRSVTRSSRAATLGLLLTAGPAWGQQAPAVAPTAPATARSERAELSTPDKGTAEAILAIDAEYSQKFKGLEVERLAKLQALAAGLSPKEAAPVYEQLFRSAIASDVFAEVEPAADAAIRAQLPSPTVRVLAHLVKLIAESDRGDFEQSLKDLSTLMAKKAEAHAEGTLSTAEVLGLADAYYQRLVHAGRYDVATRAFQLLATQAEHPEVKGYLASRLNRLNLIGKPAPAIQGTDIDGRSFDLAALRGKVVLVVFGATWSLPSAAEVAWLQQTFDADHGLGFEIVGVNLDPLQDEKASVESFIPNVRRFALDYNLRWPILMNRPGAGDIARAYGVTEIPASVLIDREGKIVGLDLVRKNLEPTVSKLVKP, encoded by the coding sequence ATGACGCGCCGTTCCGTGACCCGCTCCTCCCGAGCCGCGACGCTTGGGCTGCTGCTGACCGCCGGACCGGCGTGGGGCCAGCAAGCGCCGGCCGTCGCGCCGACGGCGCCGGCGACGGCCAGAAGCGAGCGGGCTGAACTCAGCACCCCCGACAAGGGAACCGCCGAAGCCATCCTCGCCATCGACGCCGAGTATTCCCAGAAGTTCAAGGGGCTGGAAGTCGAACGCCTGGCGAAGCTGCAAGCCCTGGCCGCCGGACTCTCCCCCAAAGAGGCCGCCCCGGTCTACGAGCAACTCTTCCGCTCGGCGATCGCGTCCGACGTCTTCGCCGAGGTCGAACCGGCCGCCGACGCCGCCATCCGCGCCCAACTCCCTTCGCCGACCGTCAGGGTGCTGGCCCACCTCGTCAAGCTGATCGCCGAGAGCGACCGCGGCGACTTCGAGCAGTCGCTGAAGGATCTGTCGACCCTGATGGCGAAGAAGGCCGAGGCGCACGCCGAAGGCACCCTCTCCACGGCCGAGGTGCTGGGACTGGCCGACGCCTATTATCAGCGCCTGGTTCATGCCGGCCGCTACGACGTCGCGACCCGGGCGTTCCAACTTCTCGCGACCCAGGCGGAACACCCTGAGGTCAAGGGCTATCTCGCCTCGCGACTGAACCGGCTGAATCTGATCGGCAAGCCGGCGCCAGCGATCCAGGGAACCGACATCGACGGCCGGTCCTTCGACCTGGCCGCCCTCCGCGGCAAGGTGGTGCTCGTGGTCTTCGGGGCCACCTGGAGCCTCCCCAGCGCCGCCGAGGTCGCCTGGCTCCAGCAGACGTTCGACGCCGATCACGGCCTGGGCTTCGAGATCGTCGGCGTCAACCTGGACCCGCTCCAGGACGAGAAGGCGAGCGTCGAGAGCTTTATCCCGAACGTCCGCCGCTTCGCCCTGGACTACAACCTCCGCTGGCCGATCCTGATGAACCGCCCCGGCGCCGGCGACATCGCCCGCGCCTACGGCGTCACCGAGATCCCCGCCAGCGTCCTCATCGACCGCGAAGGGAAGATCGTCGGCCTGGACCTCGTCCGCAAGAACCTGGAACCCACCGTCTCGAAGCTGGTCAAGCCCTGA
- a CDS encoding class I SAM-dependent methyltransferase, which translates to MTTFSGKTPDQSRSWSRHAARYDEVFLNPYGPGVQNPLWKALDAIEAPETKTVADLGCGTGPLINRLLERFGRVVALDFAPGMLQRARGRVAEADRDRVMFLERTMEDLEDLSGPLDVAVAVNSLVMPDVQRIHRVLTAIHRALRPGGVFLGIAPSMDAIQYHTMLLYDQALERGLAPSEAERFAAIHGEHNCYDFAFGRFRYQGLRQKFWLPFEFQHRFGKAGFRSVTLDKVLYPWDENFAGATELAAEPPSWDWFFHAEA; encoded by the coding sequence GTGACGACTTTCAGCGGCAAGACGCCCGACCAGAGCCGATCCTGGAGCCGACATGCGGCACGGTACGACGAGGTCTTCCTCAACCCCTACGGCCCCGGCGTCCAGAACCCACTCTGGAAGGCGCTTGACGCGATCGAGGCCCCTGAGACGAAAACCGTGGCCGACCTTGGGTGCGGCACCGGCCCGCTGATCAATCGGCTGCTGGAACGGTTTGGACGCGTCGTCGCCCTGGATTTCGCTCCCGGAATGCTGCAACGGGCTCGAGGACGCGTGGCCGAGGCCGACCGCGACCGGGTGATGTTTCTTGAGCGAACGATGGAGGATCTTGAGGATCTCTCGGGACCGCTCGACGTGGCCGTGGCGGTCAACTCGCTGGTGATGCCCGACGTCCAAAGGATTCACCGCGTCCTCACGGCGATCCACCGCGCGTTGAGGCCCGGCGGCGTCTTTCTGGGGATCGCGCCGTCGATGGATGCGATCCAGTACCACACGATGCTGCTGTACGACCAGGCCCTGGAACGCGGCCTGGCGCCGTCGGAAGCCGAGCGGTTCGCGGCGATCCACGGCGAACACAACTGCTACGACTTCGCCTTCGGCCGGTTCCGATACCAGGGGCTGAGGCAAAAATTCTGGCTGCCGTTCGAGTTCCAGCATCGATTCGGCAAGGCGGGCTTCCGTTCTGTAACCCTGGACAAAGTCCTCTACCCATGGGACGAGAACTTCGCCGGAGCAACCGAATTGGCCGCCGAACCGCCGAGCTGGGACTGGTTCTTCCACGCCGAGGCGTGA
- a CDS encoding DUF937 domain-containing protein, which produces MSIDLLNQVKRIFNSDVVHDIARTLEEAPDRVERAISIGGSSILAGLLHMLTGARDSSALLDSLRREPQELARLDNLSASPGLLHEMLKSGSLESLAKHGYSMLRSILGDKLDRVSNLVADDAGVKPSSASTILSLLAPAFAGMIRKASSGRDLSLDSLRSLLADHRETILRQAPSGLAAAMGLNSFADLDSPQRTPGATYAERASVERTTTPSSRPAVVRDSVSTRVVRPEPEPSMARWAVPAALAALALLAGFYLLPRAGERPVEVVPQPAPAAPSVVHEVKPEQPAASAAVIESGRAVVETMAKGVSLTLPNNVTIEVPENSYIEAMYKALRDGKPVVAQTFVASDLIFDGDGKLTTDGVHSIEDIAKIAAAYPQVKLKVSGRESLKDAPKLVTREAALHHAEVVRDSLVHAGVPADRIIIDTVAANLPAEHPAAVVKDDVPISISLIVE; this is translated from the coding sequence ATGTCGATCGACCTCCTGAATCAGGTCAAGCGGATCTTCAACAGCGACGTCGTTCACGACATCGCCAGGACGCTGGAGGAAGCGCCGGACCGCGTCGAACGGGCGATCTCGATCGGGGGTTCCTCCATCCTCGCCGGCCTGCTGCACATGCTGACCGGCGCGCGTGACAGTTCCGCCCTGCTCGACTCGCTTCGACGCGAGCCTCAGGAACTGGCGCGGCTCGACAACCTCTCGGCTTCGCCGGGGCTCCTCCACGAGATGCTCAAGAGTGGTTCTCTTGAGTCGCTCGCCAAGCATGGCTATTCCATGCTTCGCTCCATCCTGGGAGACAAGCTGGATCGCGTGTCGAACCTTGTCGCGGACGATGCGGGAGTGAAGCCGTCGAGCGCCTCGACGATCCTTTCGCTTCTCGCTCCGGCCTTCGCGGGCATGATCCGCAAGGCGTCGAGCGGCCGGGATCTCTCGCTGGATAGTCTGCGCAGCTTGCTGGCCGACCATCGCGAGACCATCCTTCGGCAGGCCCCGAGCGGGCTGGCCGCGGCCATGGGCTTGAACAGCTTCGCCGATCTCGACTCCCCGCAACGAACGCCTGGCGCGACGTATGCCGAGCGAGCCTCCGTCGAACGGACGACGACTCCGTCCTCGCGTCCCGCGGTCGTTCGTGATTCCGTCTCCACGCGAGTCGTCCGCCCCGAACCCGAGCCCTCGATGGCTCGATGGGCCGTGCCGGCTGCTCTGGCGGCCCTGGCCCTTCTGGCCGGCTTCTACCTCCTCCCCAGGGCCGGCGAGCGCCCCGTTGAGGTCGTCCCCCAGCCGGCTCCCGCGGCTCCCAGCGTCGTGCACGAAGTCAAACCTGAACAGCCCGCAGCGTCGGCCGCCGTCATCGAATCGGGCCGAGCCGTCGTCGAAACGATGGCGAAGGGCGTCTCGCTGACGCTCCCCAACAATGTGACGATCGAGGTTCCTGAGAACTCGTACATCGAGGCGATGTACAAGGCCCTTCGCGACGGCAAGCCCGTCGTCGCGCAGACGTTCGTCGCCTCCGACCTGATCTTCGACGGCGACGGCAAGCTCACGACCGACGGCGTCCACTCGATTGAGGACATCGCCAAGATCGCCGCGGCCTATCCCCAGGTGAAACTGAAGGTCAGCGGGCGGGAATCTCTCAAGGACGCGCCCAAGCTCGTCACCCGCGAAGCCGCCCTGCATCACGCGGAAGTCGTCCGCGACTCTCTCGTGCACGCCGGCGTCCCAGCGGATCGAATCATCATCGACACCGTCGCCGCCAATCTTCCGGCCGAGCATCCGGCGGCCGTCGTCAAGGACGACGTCCCGATCAGCATTTCGCTGATCGTCGAATGA
- a CDS encoding S8 family serine peptidase, whose amino-acid sequence MITRPMKRLARARRAFTLGMGLEHLERRTVLSSGTYTGSLLVGLGGASEADVAAQAKRLGATLADSEVQGVIQAFGSYLALSRFQKRVMAIPGIEYAEPRQTFSIDATPNDPQYSDGTQWGLNGTYGINAPTAWNTSTGSTKTTVAVIDTGVDYNHPDLYQNIWINQGEIPASRRANLIDEDGDGKITFYDLNYQAADGSKPNQGIGKITDQNGDGRITAADLLVTMGRTNGVDNGTGGWADGISNDGAINGVTYVDDIVGWNFVSNTNNPFDDNGHGTHVSGIIGATGNNGVGVSGVNWQVQIMPLKILNSAGNGTDTAAAAALRYSAAMGAKVSNNSYGGSGTISSTFDNAIAAAASAGSVFVAAAGNSSTNTDVSPSSPSGSTQPNVISVASIDSDGSLSWFSNYGATTVDIAAPGGNIYSTLPGNSYGYMSGTSMATPFVTGAAALLATAHSDWTYTQIVNQILSTAKPLASLTGKVATGGELNLGAALPTTTPPPTPTATANYLGSNTTTQGTWSSAYGASGYALAGSASNLDSSYGFSVSGAGSYVWADASSDSRALQVPGSSNRVAAAWYSSGSFTVALDLGSTAKNVALYFLDWDGSNRSERVDVLDAGTGIVLDSRSISSFANGVYLSWALSGKVVFRIANTGGPNALLNGLFIGGPSGSAATANYLGNNTTTQGTWSSAYGASGYALAGSATNLDSSYGFSVSGAGSYVWTDATSDSRALQTPGSSNRIAAAWYSSGSFTVALDLGSTAKNVALYFLDWDGSNRNQQVDVLDAGTGAVLDSRSISSFASGVYLSWALSGKVVFRIANTGGPNALLNGLFIGGPSGAAATANYLGNNTTTQGTWSSAYGASGYALAGSASNLDSSYGFSVAGASPYVWTDATSDSRALQTPGSSNRIAAAWYSSGSFTVALDLGSTAKNVALYFLDWDGSNRNQQVDVLDAGTGAVLDSRSISSFASGVYLSWALSGKVVFRIANTGGPNALLNGLFIGGPSGAAATANYLGTDATTQGTWTSAYGASGYTLAGSASNLDASYGFGVAGAGSYIWSDASSDSRALQVPGSSNRVAAVWYSNSAFTVTLDLGSTAKNVALYFLDWDGSNRNQQVDVLDASTGAVLDSRSISSFSNGVYLSWALSGKVVFRIANTGGPNALLNGLFIG is encoded by the coding sequence ATGATAACTCGGCCAATGAAGCGGCTGGCTCGCGCGCGTCGCGCGTTTACGTTGGGGATGGGACTCGAACATCTGGAGCGCCGTACGGTCCTGAGTTCGGGAACTTACACGGGCTCGCTCCTGGTCGGCCTGGGGGGAGCTTCGGAGGCCGACGTGGCGGCGCAGGCGAAGCGGTTGGGCGCGACCTTGGCCGATTCAGAAGTCCAGGGAGTCATTCAGGCGTTTGGGTCGTATCTCGCGCTGTCTCGATTTCAGAAGCGCGTCATGGCGATCCCCGGGATCGAATACGCGGAGCCTCGCCAGACCTTCAGCATCGACGCCACCCCCAACGATCCTCAGTATTCCGACGGGACTCAGTGGGGGTTGAACGGGACGTACGGGATCAACGCGCCGACGGCCTGGAACACGTCGACGGGCTCGACGAAGACGACCGTCGCGGTCATCGACACGGGCGTCGACTACAATCACCCGGACCTCTATCAAAACATCTGGATTAACCAGGGCGAGATCCCGGCCTCGCGAAGGGCCAACCTGATCGACGAGGACGGCGACGGCAAGATCACTTTCTACGACCTGAATTACCAGGCCGCCGACGGCTCCAAGCCCAACCAGGGAATCGGCAAGATCACCGACCAGAACGGCGACGGCCGGATCACGGCGGCCGACCTGCTGGTCACGATGGGTCGTACCAACGGCGTCGACAACGGCACCGGCGGCTGGGCCGACGGCATCAGCAACGACGGCGCGATCAACGGGGTCACCTACGTCGACGACATCGTCGGCTGGAACTTCGTCAGCAACACCAACAACCCATTCGACGACAACGGCCACGGCACCCACGTCTCGGGAATCATCGGCGCGACGGGAAACAACGGCGTGGGCGTCTCCGGCGTGAACTGGCAGGTCCAGATCATGCCGTTGAAGATCCTCAACTCCGCCGGCAACGGCACCGACACGGCGGCGGCCGCCGCCCTCCGTTACTCCGCGGCCATGGGGGCGAAGGTCTCGAACAACAGCTACGGCGGCAGCGGAACCATCAGTTCGACCTTCGACAACGCCATCGCCGCCGCCGCGTCGGCCGGCTCCGTCTTCGTGGCCGCCGCGGGCAACAGCAGCACGAACACAGACGTCTCGCCCTCGTCTCCCTCCGGTTCCACGCAGCCCAACGTGATCTCGGTGGCGTCGATCGACTCCGACGGCTCCCTCTCCTGGTTCTCAAACTACGGGGCGACCACCGTCGACATCGCCGCCCCAGGCGGAAACATCTACAGCACGCTGCCTGGCAACAGCTACGGCTACATGAGCGGGACCTCCATGGCCACCCCGTTCGTCACGGGAGCCGCCGCCCTGCTGGCCACCGCCCATTCGGACTGGACCTACACCCAGATCGTCAACCAGATCCTGAGCACCGCCAAGCCTCTCGCGTCGTTGACCGGCAAGGTCGCTACCGGCGGTGAACTCAACCTTGGCGCGGCTCTGCCGACCACGACCCCTCCGCCGACTCCAACGGCGACGGCCAATTACCTGGGGAGCAACACCACCACCCAGGGGACCTGGTCCTCCGCCTATGGGGCCTCCGGATACGCCCTGGCCGGTTCCGCCTCCAACCTCGACTCGTCCTACGGCTTCAGCGTTTCCGGGGCCGGTTCCTACGTCTGGGCCGACGCCTCCAGCGACTCCCGCGCCCTCCAGGTTCCGGGCTCCTCCAACCGCGTCGCCGCCGCCTGGTACTCCAGCGGTTCGTTCACCGTTGCACTCGACCTGGGCTCGACCGCCAAGAACGTCGCTCTCTACTTCCTCGACTGGGACGGCTCCAACCGTTCCGAACGCGTCGACGTCCTCGACGCCGGTACGGGCATCGTGCTCGACTCGCGGTCGATCTCCTCCTTCGCCAACGGCGTGTATCTCTCCTGGGCCCTGTCGGGCAAGGTGGTCTTCCGGATCGCCAACACCGGCGGACCCAACGCCCTGCTGAACGGTCTGTTCATCGGCGGCCCCTCAGGCTCGGCGGCGACGGCCAATTACCTGGGGAACAATACGACCACCCAGGGGACCTGGTCCTCCGCCTATGGAGCCTCCGGATACGCCCTGGCCGGCTCCGCCACCAACCTCGACTCGTCCTACGGCTTCAGCGTTTCCGGGGCCGGTTCCTACGTCTGGACCGACGCCACCAGCGACTCCCGCGCCCTGCAAACTCCGGGCTCCTCCAACCGCATCGCCGCCGCCTGGTACTCCAGCGGTTCGTTCACGGTCGCGCTCGACCTGGGCTCGACCGCCAAGAACGTCGCCCTCTACTTCCTCGACTGGGACGGCTCCAACCGCAACCAACAGGTCGACGTTCTCGACGCCGGCACGGGAGCCGTGCTCGACTCGCGGTCGATCAGCTCCTTCGCCAGCGGCGTGTATCTCTCCTGGGCCCTGTCGGGCAAGGTCGTCTTCCGGATCGCCAACACCGGCGGACCCAACGCCCTGCTCAACGGCCTGTTCATCGGCGGACCGTCGGGCGCGGCGGCGACGGCCAATTACCTGGGGAACAATACGACCACCCAGGGGACCTGGTCCTCCGCCTATGGAGCCTCCGGATACGCCCTGGCCGGCTCCGCCTCCAACCTCGACTCGTCCTACGGTTTCAGCGTCGCAGGAGCCAGCCCCTACGTCTGGACCGACGCCACCAGCGACTCCCGCGCCCTGCAAACTCCAGGCTCCTCCAACCGGATCGCCGCCGCCTGGTACTCCAGCGGTTCGTTCACGGTCGCGCTCGACCTGGGCTCGACCGCCAAGAACGTCGCTCTCTATTTCCTCGACTGGGACGGCTCGAACCGCAACCAACAGGTCGACGTTCTCGACGCCGGCACGGGAGCCGTGCTCGACTCACGGTCGATCAGCTCCTTCGCCAGCGGCGTCTATCTCTCCTGGGCCCTGTCGGGCAAGGTGGTCTTCCGGATCGCCAACACCGGCGGACCCAACGCCCTGCTCAACGGCCTGTTCATCGGCGGACCCTCAGGCGCGGCGGCGACGGCCAACTATCTGGGGACAGACGCCACGACCCAGGGGACCTGGACCTCCGCCTACGGAGCTTCCGGATATACCCTGGCCGGCTCCGCCTCCAACCTTGACGCCTCCTACGGCTTCGGCGTCGCAGGGGCGGGCTCCTACATCTGGAGCGATGCCTCCAGCGACTCCCGCGCCCTCCAGGTTCCGGGCTCCTCTAACCGCGTCGCCGCCGTCTGGTATTCGAACTCCGCCTTCACGGTCACGCTCGACCTGGGCTCGACCGCCAAGAACGTCGCCCTCTACTTCCTCGACTGGGACGGCTCGAACCGCAACCAACAGGTCGACGTTCTCGACGCGAGCACCGGGGCCGTGCTCGACTCGCGGTCGATCAGTTCCTTCTCCAACGGCGTCTATCTCTCCTGGGCCCTGTCGGGCAAGGTGGTCTTCCGGATCGCCAACACCGGCGGACCCAACGCCCTGCTGAACGGCCTGTTCATCGGTTGA
- a CDS encoding DUF4886 domain-containing protein — MKRLEGASSAWPPLVLVAVLLGLPLGGRTSAQTPGGRTPTTVRLLTVGNSFSQDATRYLPDVVKAQGDVLVHHQAGIPGGTLQQHCEKADAHAKDPADPRGLYVNSKLSLVQELKAEPWDFVTIQQASIRSHDYATYQPFADRLVAIIKELAPGARIVVHETWAYRRDDPRFDPKKKPAPGEPADQEAMYHGLAEAYHTLAGHLEAPIIPVGDAFHIADADAKWGYRPDTKFDLAAAVMPALPDQTHSLHVGRKWVKQEDGSFKMTMDGHHSSVAGRYLGALTFYESLYGKSVVGCTFRPNGVNAEYAAFLQESAHQATAALKGTSFQIPRGVPASASR, encoded by the coding sequence ATGAAGCGTCTGGAAGGTGCATCTTCGGCCTGGCCTCCGCTGGTTCTCGTCGCGGTACTGCTCGGCCTGCCGTTGGGGGGGCGGACGTCGGCTCAGACGCCTGGGGGGCGGACTCCCACGACGGTGCGGTTGCTCACGGTCGGCAATAGTTTCTCGCAGGACGCGACCCGCTACCTTCCGGACGTCGTCAAGGCTCAGGGGGACGTTCTGGTACATCACCAGGCAGGGATTCCCGGCGGCACGCTCCAGCAGCATTGCGAGAAAGCCGACGCCCACGCCAAGGATCCGGCCGACCCTCGCGGCCTCTACGTCAACTCCAAGCTGAGCCTGGTTCAGGAGTTGAAGGCCGAGCCCTGGGATTTCGTCACGATCCAGCAGGCGAGCATCCGCAGCCACGACTACGCAACCTACCAGCCGTTCGCCGATCGCCTCGTCGCGATCATCAAGGAACTGGCCCCTGGCGCGCGCATCGTCGTCCACGAGACCTGGGCTTACCGTCGAGACGACCCGCGCTTCGATCCGAAGAAGAAGCCGGCCCCCGGCGAACCGGCCGATCAGGAGGCCATGTATCACGGGCTGGCCGAGGCCTACCACACTCTCGCCGGCCACCTGGAGGCCCCGATCATCCCCGTGGGAGACGCCTTCCACATCGCCGACGCCGACGCCAAATGGGGATATCGGCCCGATACGAAGTTCGACCTGGCGGCCGCCGTCATGCCCGCGCTGCCGGACCAGACCCACTCGCTGCACGTCGGCCGGAAGTGGGTCAAGCAGGAGGACGGGAGCTTCAAGATGACCATGGACGGGCACCACTCCAGCGTCGCCGGCCGATACCTCGGGGCGTTGACGTTCTATGAGTCGCTCTACGGAAAGTCGGTCGTCGGCTGCACCTTCCGGCCGAACGGCGTCAACGCCGAGTACGCCGCGTTCCTCCAGGAGTCGGCCCATCAGGCGACGGCCGCCCTCAAGGGAACGTCGTTCCAGATCCCGCGTGGAGTTCCGGCGTCGGCGTCCCGCTGA
- a CDS encoding DUF1559 domain-containing protein, with the protein MSAPRRPIALRTGFTLIELLVVIAIIAVLIALLLPAVQSAREAARRMQCTNNLKQIGLGFANFESVNGHLPPGPYDGDPDAVDLSGNPDSSRRNYDEDWKNGGYETSTCCRADHPNGFNQFFKILPFIEQATVYNLANFAAPPINSNLARGSDYAGEDSVARAVIATYFCPTRRSPSAYLSGAVSSASNAVAKNDYAGCAGMFQGESYECQDRSNRWVPAAPDGSSPIANERAAINQGDTGGRKGAISHGVRSKRRLADFTDGTSNSIVAAEKSLPWARFATDGGDNERWNNAGWDEDVVRFHFVPVADAQAPPLNGLCSSPSSPNTGSTLWRRMFGGPHPGGVNAVLGDGSVRFIKFSVNPSAFRRLSVIDDGEVLSSDSY; encoded by the coding sequence GTGAGCGCCCCCCGTAGGCCCATCGCCCTCCGCACGGGCTTCACCCTGATCGAATTGCTCGTCGTCATCGCGATCATCGCCGTGCTCATTGCGCTGCTCTTGCCGGCCGTGCAATCGGCTCGCGAGGCGGCCCGCCGGATGCAGTGCACCAACAACCTGAAGCAGATCGGGCTCGGCTTCGCCAACTTCGAGAGCGTCAACGGCCACCTGCCGCCTGGGCCGTACGACGGCGACCCCGACGCCGTCGACCTCTCCGGAAATCCGGACTCGTCCCGCCGGAATTACGACGAGGACTGGAAGAACGGCGGATATGAGACCTCAACCTGCTGCCGGGCCGACCACCCCAACGGCTTCAACCAGTTCTTCAAGATCCTGCCCTTCATCGAGCAGGCCACGGTCTACAACCTCGCGAACTTCGCGGCGCCTCCCATCAATTCCAACCTCGCACGAGGGTCGGATTACGCGGGCGAGGACAGCGTCGCCCGGGCTGTGATCGCCACCTATTTCTGCCCCACTCGTCGCTCGCCGTCCGCCTACCTCTCTGGCGCGGTCAGCAGCGCCTCGAACGCCGTCGCCAAGAACGACTACGCCGGCTGCGCAGGGATGTTCCAGGGCGAATCCTACGAGTGCCAGGATCGGAGCAACCGCTGGGTCCCGGCTGCACCGGACGGTTCGTCGCCGATCGCCAACGAGCGAGCCGCCATCAATCAGGGGGACACGGGCGGCCGCAAGGGGGCGATTTCCCACGGCGTCCGCAGCAAGCGACGTCTCGCCGATTTCACCGACGGCACGTCCAACTCGATCGTGGCGGCCGAGAAGTCGCTCCCCTGGGCTCGGTTCGCAACCGACGGCGGCGACAACGAGCGCTGGAACAACGCCGGCTGGGACGAGGACGTCGTCCGGTTCCACTTCGTGCCGGTGGCGGACGCCCAGGCTCCGCCGCTGAACGGCCTGTGCAGCAGCCCCTCGTCGCCGAACACGGGCTCGACCCTTTGGCGGCGGATGTTCGGCGGTCCCCACCCCGGCGGCGTCAACGCAGTCCTTGGCGACGGCTCGGTGCGCTTCATCAAGTTCAGCGTTAATCCGAGCGCCTTCCGTCGCCTCTCCGTCATCGACGACGGCGAGGTCCTCAGCTCCGATTCGTACTGA